The DNA sequence CGTTAAAATATGATTTCGGATAGGAAACTGGAGCATCTGATCCTGTGCGCCAGCTGTGATGTTGAGTACAGGAAGAAGACAGGCTTCGAGGATATTGAGATAGTTCACAGAGCCATACCTGAAATAAACAAGGAAAAGATAGATATAAGCCTTGATTTTCTCGGCAGGGAATTATCATCTCCTGTAATGATAAGTGCAATCACAGGCGGCCACCCGGCCTCCATGAAGATAAACAGGGAACTTGCCAGGGCGGCAGAGAAACTTGGAATAGCACTTGGACTTGGAAGTCAGAGGGCCGGGGTGGAGCACCCTGAACTTGAGGGGACCTACACCATCGCAAGGGAGGAGGCACCCTCAGCAATGCTCATAGGTAACATTGGAAGTTCACATATCGAATACGCTGAAAGGGCCGTGGAGATGATAGATGCAGACGCCCTGGCAGTGCACCTCAACCCACTCCAGGAGTCCATACAGCCCGGAGGAGACGTTGACTCATCAGGGGCCCTCGAGTCCATATCAGCAATAGTTGAGTCAGTGGACGTCCCGGTAATGGTGAAGGAGACAGGGGCAGGTATATGCTCAGAGGATGCCATTGAACTTGAATCCTGTGGTGTATCAGCCATAGATGTTGCAGGTGCAGGCGGCACCAGCTGGGCTGCCGTGGAAACATACCGGGCGGATGACAGGTACCTCGGAGAACTCTTCTGGGACTGGGGCATACCAACCGCTGCAAGCACCGTGGAGGTCGTGGAATCTGTCAGCATCCCGGTAATAGCATCAGGGGGTATCAGGAGCGGGATCGACGCCGCCAAGGCAATATCCCTCGGTGCAGAAATGGTGGGGATTGCACTCCCGGTCCTTGAAGCAGCGGGGCATGGCTACAGGGAAGTTATTAAGGTAATTGAGGGATTCAATGAGGCCCTCAGGACTGCAATGTACCTGGCAGGTGCAGAGACACTTGACGATCTTAAAAAATCACCAGTCATAATAACAGGCCATACAGGAGAATGGCTGAACCAAAGGGGCTTTGAAACTAAAAAATACGCCAGGAGGTCATAATTTGAGCGTAGAAGTAATTGCGATCGGCGGATACGAGGAAGTTGGTAAGAACATGTCCGCCGTTAAGGTAGGAGATGACGTTGTAATATTTGATATGGGGATTCACCTTGACAGGGTTCACATACATGAGGACACAGATATAGCAAGGATGCACAGCCTCGACCTCATTGAGAGGGGGGTCATCCCCGACGATACCCTCATGAAGGACGTTGACGGGAAGGTCAGGGCCATAGTATTCACCCATGGGCACCTTGACCATATAGGGGCAGTTGCAAAACTCGCCCACAGGTACCAGGCGCCCATAATAGCAACACCCTACACCATAGCACTCATAGAGAGAACAATAAAGGCTGAGAGGAAGTTCAACGTCCTCAACACACTCCAGGTACTGAACGCCGGGGAGAAGTGTCAGATATCACCGGGTATAACCCTGGAGTTCATCCAGTCAACCCACAGCATACCCCAGTCAGTGATAGCAGCCCTGCACACACCGGAGGGCATAATAGTCTATGCACTGGACTTCAAATTCGACGACCACCAGAAGATATCCCCACCACCAGACTACCACCGTCTCAGGGAACTTGGAAGGAAGGGCGTCCTCGCCATGATAGTCGAGACAACAAGGGCCAATGAGAAGCAGGAGGTCAAGACCCACTCAGAGAAGGTTGCAAGGATAGTCCTGGAGGACATAATGAAGAACCCCCTGGAGGAGAAGACCGGGATGATCGTGACAACCTTCTCATCCCACATGGAACGTATACAGGCCATAAGTGACATAGCATCAAAGAGCGACAGGCAGATGCTTCTCCTGGGAAGGTCAATGGAGCGCTACTGTGGACTCGCAGAGGCAATGGGGATCCTGAAACTCCCTGAGAATGCGAGCATATATGGAAGTCCCAAGGCAGTTAACAGGGCCCTTGCACGTGCAGAGGCAAAGCGCGAGGACTACCTCCTCATAACCACGGGACATCAGGGGGAACCCGACGCACTGCTCCCAAGGATAGCCAATGCAAAGACCCAGTTCAGGATACAGAGGGGTGATAATGTTGT is a window from the Methanothermobacter thermautotrophicus str. Delta H genome containing:
- the fni gene encoding type 2 isopentenyl-diphosphate Delta-isomerase → MISDRKLEHLILCASCDVEYRKKTGFEDIEIVHRAIPEINKEKIDISLDFLGRELSSPVMISAITGGHPASMKINRELARAAEKLGIALGLGSQRAGVEHPELEGTYTIAREEAPSAMLIGNIGSSHIEYAERAVEMIDADALAVHLNPLQESIQPGGDVDSSGALESISAIVESVDVPVMVKETGAGICSEDAIELESCGVSAIDVAGAGGTSWAAVETYRADDRYLGELFWDWGIPTAASTVEVVESVSIPVIASGGIRSGIDAAKAISLGAEMVGIALPVLEAAGHGYREVIKVIEGFNEALRTAMYLAGAETLDDLKKSPVIITGHTGEWLNQRGFETKKYARRS
- a CDS encoding RNase J family beta-CASP ribonuclease, with the translated sequence MSVEVIAIGGYEEVGKNMSAVKVGDDVVIFDMGIHLDRVHIHEDTDIARMHSLDLIERGVIPDDTLMKDVDGKVRAIVFTHGHLDHIGAVAKLAHRYQAPIIATPYTIALIERTIKAERKFNVLNTLQVLNAGEKCQISPGITLEFIQSTHSIPQSVIAALHTPEGIIVYALDFKFDDHQKISPPPDYHRLRELGRKGVLAMIVETTRANEKQEVKTHSEKVARIVLEDIMKNPLEEKTGMIVTTFSSHMERIQAISDIASKSDRQMLLLGRSMERYCGLAEAMGILKLPENASIYGSPKAVNRALARAEAKREDYLLITTGHQGEPDALLPRIANAKTQFRIQRGDNVVISAPVIPNPMNVANRNLMERRLASSGARIYTNAHVSGHAGREDHRDFIRMLNPMHIIPAHGDLSMLSAYAEIAEEEGYKLGNDIHILRNGQAQVFNGGIR